Proteins co-encoded in one Vampirovibrio chlorellavorus genomic window:
- the ispH gene encoding 4-hydroxy-3-methylbut-2-enyl diphosphate reductase has translation MELTHSVTESKKPKTILVAEHSGFCHGVQKAVDKTLAVGESSDKPVYVLGQLIHNQQVIDHLDAKHIKTVSSLDEVPPGSVCVIRTHGAPPEMVDEALAKGVEVSDATCPDVRLVQNKAIQLAEEGYTVVIVGKEEHPEIIGIKAYSQRVPGAKIVAINKVNEIAEKLKDVPRRRIGVVSQTTQMEENFFEMVKELSKVAKELKVFNTICPATYFRQNSALELTGKVEFMVVIGGKNSANTTHLAEICRAEGTDTIHIETYKELEGCEALEKASIIGVTAGASTPDWLIQEVLEYLQAL, from the coding sequence TTGGAACTCACCCACTCCGTAACCGAGTCCAAAAAGCCCAAAACCATACTGGTGGCAGAACATTCCGGTTTCTGTCACGGGGTTCAAAAAGCCGTGGATAAAACACTGGCGGTTGGGGAAAGCAGTGATAAGCCCGTTTATGTTCTAGGGCAGTTGATTCACAATCAGCAAGTGATTGATCACCTGGATGCCAAGCATATCAAAACCGTATCCTCCCTGGATGAAGTGCCGCCGGGAAGCGTTTGCGTCATTCGTACCCACGGGGCCCCGCCGGAGATGGTGGATGAAGCGCTGGCCAAGGGCGTGGAAGTCTCTGACGCCACCTGCCCCGATGTTCGCCTGGTGCAGAACAAGGCCATCCAGCTGGCTGAGGAAGGGTACACTGTGGTCATCGTGGGCAAGGAAGAGCATCCCGAGATTATCGGGATCAAGGCTTACTCTCAACGGGTACCGGGGGCCAAAATCGTGGCCATTAACAAGGTGAACGAGATCGCCGAGAAGCTGAAGGATGTACCTCGTCGCCGTATCGGGGTGGTGTCCCAAACCACCCAGATGGAAGAAAACTTTTTTGAGATGGTTAAAGAACTCTCCAAGGTAGCCAAAGAGCTGAAGGTGTTCAATACCATTTGCCCGGCCACTTATTTTCGGCAGAACTCCGCCCTGGAGTTGACCGGCAAAGTGGAGTTCATGGTGGTGATTGGTGGTAAAAATAGTGCCAATACCACGCATTTGGCTGAAATCTGCCGGGCGGAAGGCACGGATACCATCCACATTGAAACTTACAAGGAACTCGAAGGATGCGAGGCCCTGGAAAAGGCCAGCATCATCGGCGTCACCGCTGGGGCTTCCACCCCGGACTGGTTGATTCAGGAGGTTCTGGAGTACCTGCAAGCGCTTTAA
- a CDS encoding 30S ribosomal protein S1 gives MGMTTLLETSDEMRQSFADLLEKSFETALKPGTIVVGEVLKLEKDGMTVDIGGKSEGVVPMKEVPGCYSLDDLKAQYKPGQVLELFLLSQHDGADETRAHYTLSIRRVAMWKNWDRLMELRDSREIVETTVSGTTKGGVIVNILGFKGFIPASQLRVAKTLHDLVGDALPAKILEVDKHKNKLILSHREAVFEQKAKMRAETIGKLNEADIVEGEIVKITDFGVFVDINGIDGLLPLSEITWRRIQHPSEVLTLGERLTVRVLTVDRDLQRISLSLKRLQPDPWVSVNEQFKVGEVLNGRISKLLNSGVLAELAPGVEAYCAYDNSGRQYFLTESYSFRIVSIFAGERKITLEFQGPAQ, from the coding sequence ATGGGAATGACCACATTATTAGAAACGTCGGATGAAATGCGCCAAAGCTTTGCCGACTTGCTGGAAAAGAGTTTTGAAACCGCTTTGAAGCCTGGCACCATTGTGGTGGGCGAGGTTTTGAAACTGGAAAAAGATGGCATGACGGTGGATATCGGCGGTAAGTCCGAAGGTGTCGTTCCCATGAAGGAAGTTCCGGGTTGCTACAGTCTGGATGACCTGAAAGCGCAGTACAAGCCCGGTCAGGTGCTGGAGTTGTTCCTGCTGAGCCAGCATGATGGCGCCGATGAAACCCGCGCCCACTATACTCTGTCCATCCGTCGGGTGGCCATGTGGAAAAACTGGGATCGTCTGATGGAACTGCGTGATTCCCGTGAAATCGTGGAAACCACCGTCAGCGGCACCACCAAGGGTGGTGTTATCGTCAATATTCTGGGCTTCAAGGGCTTTATTCCCGCCAGTCAGTTGCGGGTGGCCAAAACCCTGCACGATTTGGTCGGTGATGCCTTGCCTGCCAAAATTCTGGAAGTGGACAAGCACAAAAACAAGCTCATCCTCAGCCACCGGGAAGCCGTGTTCGAGCAAAAGGCCAAAATGCGCGCCGAAACCATTGGCAAGCTGAATGAAGCCGACATCGTGGAAGGCGAAATCGTGAAGATCACCGATTTCGGGGTGTTTGTGGATATCAACGGCATCGATGGTTTGCTGCCGTTGTCTGAAATTACCTGGCGCCGGATTCAGCACCCGTCCGAAGTGCTGACCCTAGGCGAGCGCCTGACGGTTCGTGTGTTGACCGTAGACCGCGATCTGCAGCGCATTAGCCTGAGCCTGAAACGTTTACAGCCCGATCCCTGGGTCTCCGTGAACGAGCAGTTCAAGGTGGGCGAAGTGTTGAACGGTCGTATTTCCAAGTTGCTCAACTCCGGTGTGCTGGCTGAGCTGGCCCCCGGTGTAGAAGCCTACTGCGCCTACGATAACAGCGGCCGTCAGTACTTCCTGACCGAAAGCTACAGCTTCCGCATCGTTTCCATCTTTGCCGGTGAGCGCAAAATCACTTTGGAGTTCCAAGGTCCTGCCCAGTAG
- the rplU gene encoding 50S ribosomal protein L21 — translation MLAIVDLNGKQYQVQEGRYIDVDLLPKDVDETFEIGNVLMVVDGEKSLVGAPYVSGATVKAKVLRHFRGPKVLVYKMRCKKGYRRKNGHRQSYTQIQIEGLNLPK, via the coding sequence ATGTTAGCTATTGTGGATTTGAACGGAAAACAATATCAGGTTCAAGAAGGTCGTTACATCGATGTGGATTTGTTGCCCAAAGATGTGGATGAGACTTTTGAAATCGGCAACGTTTTAATGGTCGTTGACGGCGAAAAATCTCTGGTGGGCGCTCCTTACGTGAGCGGTGCCACTGTGAAGGCCAAAGTGTTGCGTCACTTCCGTGGCCCCAAAGTGTTGGTTTACAAAATGCGCTGCAAAAAAGGTTACCGCCGCAAAAATGGCCATCGTCAGAGCTACACCCAAATTCAGATCGAAGGGTTGAATCTGCCGAAGTAA
- the rpmA gene encoding 50S ribosomal protein L27, giving the protein MASKKGVGSTKNGRDSESKRLGVKRFGGQAVNAGEILVRQRGTKFHPGTNVGRGGDDTLFALVAGAVKFERHRKTSQKVSIIPVLS; this is encoded by the coding sequence ATGGCATCAAAAAAAGGTGTAGGATCGACAAAGAACGGACGCGATAGCGAGTCTAAACGGCTGGGCGTCAAGCGGTTTGGTGGTCAAGCGGTCAATGCCGGCGAAATTTTGGTTCGTCAGCGTGGCACCAAGTTCCACCCCGGTACCAACGTAGGCCGTGGCGGGGATGACACCCTGTTCGCTCTTGTGGCTGGCGCCGTCAAGTTTGAGCGTCACCGCAAGACCTCCCAAAAGGTCAGCATCATCCCGGTACTCTCTTAA
- the ruvA gene encoding Holliday junction branch migration protein RuvA gives MLSYLKGELVGKALESPRGAYFLVDMHGMGFEVLTSQRSVESSPPVGQAVQLFTTLVVREDALFLVGFNSKEERDLFNILQSASGIGTKVALSLLSALSVSEIAQAVVSNNFNLLTKAKGVGNKLAQKMTLELKEKMMNWRTVDFANQLSAETFQGASEAFVEAESVLLSLGYQPEEIQRSFKAIAAESSPDSSELILRESLRWLAHSV, from the coding sequence ATGCTGTCGTATCTCAAGGGCGAATTGGTTGGCAAAGCGTTGGAATCCCCACGGGGCGCTTATTTTCTGGTGGATATGCACGGCATGGGCTTTGAAGTGCTGACCAGTCAGCGTTCCGTGGAGAGCAGCCCTCCCGTCGGACAGGCCGTTCAATTGTTTACCACCCTGGTGGTGCGGGAAGACGCACTGTTTCTGGTCGGTTTCAACAGCAAGGAAGAGCGGGATCTCTTCAATATTCTGCAAAGCGCCTCCGGCATCGGCACCAAGGTGGCGCTCTCTCTACTGTCCGCCTTGTCCGTTTCCGAAATCGCCCAGGCAGTGGTGTCCAACAACTTCAACCTCCTGACCAAAGCCAAAGGGGTGGGCAACAAGCTGGCCCAAAAAATGACCCTGGAGCTGAAGGAAAAGATGATGAACTGGCGCACGGTGGACTTTGCCAACCAGCTCAGCGCCGAAACGTTTCAGGGCGCCTCTGAGGCATTCGTGGAGGCGGAATCGGTTCTGCTATCGCTGGGATATCAGCCCGAGGAAATCCAGCGCAGCTTCAAGGCCATCGCCGCCGAGTCATCGCCCGATTCTTCGGAACTCATCCTGCGTGAATCGCTGCGCTGGCTAGCGCATTCCGTGTAG
- the ispD gene encoding 2-C-methyl-D-erythritol 4-phosphate cytidylyltransferase — MSPSACWAVIPAGGTGSRFSSTQNKLLAPLAGKPVLCRTVAALLGVPDIEGIVVTASADHLETYRHLLEREFPARNLRFTTGGSSRRASVYQGLLALPNHATIALIHDAARPLIQAQTIAQALQAVQQGALGSVVAIPVVDTLKTVAPQGNSQGEPLTITQTVDRSCFWRAQTPQVFQLETLRQAHEQVPQEAVVTDDAQLLELLNLGPLHIVPGEVSNLKITTPEDITLAEWYLQRAAYNRQ; from the coding sequence GTGAGTCCCTCTGCGTGCTGGGCCGTGATTCCGGCGGGCGGCACGGGCAGCCGATTTTCATCCACCCAGAACAAACTACTGGCCCCACTGGCCGGGAAACCCGTGCTTTGCCGCACCGTGGCCGCCCTGCTAGGCGTCCCCGACATTGAAGGCATAGTGGTCACGGCTAGCGCTGACCATTTGGAAACCTATCGCCATTTGCTGGAACGAGAATTTCCGGCGCGGAATCTGCGCTTTACCACGGGCGGCAGCTCCCGCAGGGCCTCCGTCTATCAAGGGCTACTGGCCTTACCGAATCACGCCACGATTGCCCTGATCCACGATGCGGCTCGTCCGCTCATCCAGGCACAAACCATAGCGCAAGCCCTGCAGGCCGTGCAGCAGGGGGCCCTGGGCAGTGTGGTGGCCATCCCGGTGGTGGACACCCTCAAAACGGTGGCTCCGCAAGGCAATTCACAAGGCGAACCACTGACCATCACCCAAACCGTGGATCGCAGTTGCTTTTGGCGGGCTCAAACCCCGCAAGTATTTCAGCTTGAAACCTTACGGCAGGCCCATGAACAGGTTCCCCAAGAGGCAGTGGTCACGGATGACGCCCAACTCCTGGAGCTGCTGAATCTCGGGCCCCTGCACATTGTGCCGGGAGAGGTCAGCAACCTCAAAATCACCACCCCGGAAGACATCACCCTGGCCGAATGGTATTTGCAGCGGGCAGCATACAATCGCCAATAA
- the thiL gene encoding thiamine-phosphate kinase gives MSKELAIIDLIAQLSGQTEALADDAYWDEPARLVYTTDMLVENRHFSLDYFTPQDLGWKAAAVNISDLAGMGAQLKCVLISLGLPEHLPLAFVSDLYQGFQSACQQFGGFIAGGDTVGSPTLTLNVTAIGTCPQGSHPGRRFAAQPGDWVIATGFHGLSKVGLEALTHQWPDYHTSKQAHLHPLPQIQAGQVLASQFERYALMDSSDGLADALIKIGHSSKQAVVVEQRKLPIHPEVRAYAQQEVTRNTVLNAEQVALDTVLYGGEDFQLVATVPAVDADILAHFHVIGRVGAASLTPGAYLTTEPSLPPVSLQLDQAYQHFQGESP, from the coding sequence ATGTCCAAAGAACTTGCCATTATTGATCTCATCGCCCAATTATCCGGGCAAACAGAAGCTTTGGCCGATGACGCCTACTGGGACGAGCCCGCCCGACTGGTCTATACCACTGACATGCTGGTAGAGAACCGTCATTTCAGCCTGGACTACTTTACGCCCCAGGATTTGGGCTGGAAAGCGGCGGCGGTCAATATCAGCGATTTGGCGGGTATGGGCGCGCAACTGAAATGTGTTCTCATCTCGCTGGGCTTGCCGGAGCATCTGCCTCTGGCCTTTGTCAGCGACCTTTATCAGGGCTTCCAAAGCGCCTGCCAGCAATTCGGCGGATTCATCGCTGGCGGGGATACCGTCGGCAGCCCCACCCTGACCCTCAACGTGACCGCCATCGGCACCTGCCCCCAGGGAAGCCACCCCGGTCGCCGTTTTGCCGCCCAACCCGGTGACTGGGTGATTGCCACAGGCTTTCATGGCCTGAGTAAAGTGGGGTTGGAAGCCCTGACCCACCAATGGCCGGACTACCACACCAGCAAGCAGGCTCACTTACACCCACTGCCCCAGATACAGGCTGGTCAAGTGCTAGCCAGCCAGTTTGAACGCTACGCCCTGATGGACAGCAGCGACGGGCTGGCCGACGCCCTCATCAAAATCGGCCACAGCAGCAAGCAAGCTGTGGTGGTGGAGCAGCGCAAATTACCCATTCACCCGGAAGTGAGGGCTTACGCCCAGCAGGAGGTCACCCGGAATACTGTGTTAAATGCTGAACAGGTAGCGCTGGACACCGTGCTATACGGCGGGGAAGACTTCCAGCTGGTGGCCACAGTGCCGGCGGTGGACGCTGATATATTGGCCCACTTCCACGTGATTGGCCGGGTCGGCGCAGCATCATTGACACCGGGAGCCTATCTGACCACGGAGCCCTCTCTCCCTCCCGTTTCCCTGCAACTGGATCAGGCCTATCAACATTTTCAGGGGGAATCCCCGTGA
- a CDS encoding globin-coupled sensor protein, which produces MQASTDREARLSFLRIDSQACQTLQGISPVLEGQLEQVLDEFYNHIFQWPELKAKFPNEARVSYAKKAQAEHWKMLFSGRFDSLYMERITVVGKTHEQKAIEPRFYLGGYCFALTKLMATVFDHYSQKGKKQQDFLPAMQSILKAAFLDMDMAISIYNDTVKKTAAEKLSSSLNEVLGKVSEVDENVTTLASAVEESTANIRQILESSGKVEQNVNDVGHSANQVSDNMQTVSAATEEMSMAINTVAAAMEQMEASLKEVSSNAAKASSVASSAVSKAEGTKSTVGQLGISADEIGKIVGIIKDIASQTNLLALNATIEAASAGEAGKGFAVVANEVKALAKQSAQASETIRNQVEEMQGNTRTSIQAINEITEIIEQMNEINHTIAGAVEEQTATSNEIAKNITETARAAQDVAQNISVSTALANDVAASVTESKVAFAQINQNLEELNHGAQDMAKAAANSAVRASQITEDLKATINDAASSENRPKLVTHPEYQEAVRPGQTTLA; this is translated from the coding sequence ATGCAAGCCAGTACCGATCGGGAAGCACGCCTTAGCTTTTTAAGAATTGACTCTCAAGCCTGTCAAACGCTCCAGGGTATTTCTCCCGTTCTGGAAGGTCAGTTAGAGCAAGTTTTAGACGAGTTCTACAATCACATCTTCCAGTGGCCTGAATTAAAGGCCAAATTTCCCAATGAGGCCAGGGTGAGCTATGCCAAAAAAGCGCAGGCGGAACACTGGAAAATGCTCTTTTCCGGGCGCTTCGACAGTCTTTATATGGAACGAATCACCGTCGTTGGAAAAACGCACGAGCAAAAGGCCATTGAGCCTCGCTTCTACTTGGGCGGGTATTGCTTTGCCCTGACCAAATTGATGGCCACCGTGTTTGACCATTACTCCCAAAAAGGCAAAAAACAGCAGGATTTTCTGCCCGCCATGCAAAGCATCCTGAAAGCGGCTTTTCTGGATATGGACATGGCCATCAGCATTTACAACGATACGGTCAAGAAAACCGCTGCCGAAAAGCTGTCCAGCTCTCTCAACGAAGTACTGGGCAAAGTGTCGGAAGTAGACGAAAACGTAACCACGCTGGCCAGCGCGGTGGAAGAGTCGACCGCAAACATCCGCCAGATACTGGAATCCAGCGGAAAAGTCGAGCAAAACGTGAACGATGTTGGCCACAGCGCCAATCAGGTTTCAGACAACATGCAAACCGTGTCTGCGGCGACTGAAGAAATGTCCATGGCCATCAACACCGTGGCTGCAGCCATGGAGCAGATGGAGGCCTCCCTGAAAGAGGTTTCCAGCAACGCGGCCAAAGCCTCCAGTGTGGCCAGTAGCGCCGTATCCAAGGCGGAAGGCACAAAATCCACCGTGGGACAGCTGGGTATTTCCGCCGATGAAATCGGCAAGATCGTGGGCATCATTAAAGACATTGCCTCCCAGACCAACCTGCTGGCCCTGAATGCCACTATCGAGGCGGCCAGCGCCGGGGAGGCAGGAAAAGGCTTCGCCGTGGTGGCCAACGAGGTCAAGGCGTTAGCCAAACAATCCGCCCAAGCCTCTGAAACCATCCGCAACCAGGTCGAGGAAATGCAGGGCAACACCCGAACCTCGATTCAGGCCATTAATGAAATCACCGAAATCATTGAACAAATGAATGAAATTAACCACACCATTGCCGGAGCGGTTGAAGAGCAAACCGCCACCTCCAATGAAATCGCCAAAAACATCACAGAGACCGCAAGAGCGGCACAGGATGTGGCCCAAAACATCAGTGTTTCCACAGCGCTGGCCAATGATGTGGCGGCCAGCGTGACAGAGTCCAAAGTGGCCTTTGCCCAGATCAATCAAAACCTGGAAGAATTAAATCATGGCGCTCAGGATATGGCCAAAGCCGCTGCCAACTCTGCCGTCCGGGCCTCCCAGATTACCGAGGATCTCAAGGCCACCATCAACGACGCCGCGTCTTCGGAAAATCGTCCCAAACTGGTCACCCACCCGGAATACCAGGAGGCGGTGCGCCCGGGACAAACCACCCTGGCCTGA
- a CDS encoding type II secretion system F family protein — MQLALMILCLLGTAVFLILGLKANKEDEQVQARINSLSQREAKKKTSRAKQLENSFSHRVIFPLAQLVFDNTQAIIPLSSKSWVKSKLIQAGYQKPHYQKTFLGIQLLCTVILFGLFFSLISLVGNFSGTIGLSVATAFGLAGYGLPMLWLTQQAQKRQEGIQKSLADFLDLLVICMEAGLGLDVAINKITSLKSVKTSTYLREELTRYTRDVGFGRSRKDALLDMAERTGVDDLNAIINAIIQSYEMGTSVAHTLRVQADSLRTKRLTKAEEKANKIPVKMVIPIYVFLFPAIFVCIFGPIGMVMIDALKGIFAGASLQG, encoded by the coding sequence ATGCAACTGGCGCTGATGATCTTGTGTTTGCTTGGAACCGCCGTCTTCCTGATTTTAGGACTCAAGGCCAATAAAGAAGATGAACAGGTGCAGGCCCGTATCAACTCGCTCAGCCAGCGAGAGGCCAAAAAGAAAACCAGCCGGGCCAAACAACTGGAAAACAGTTTCTCGCATCGGGTCATTTTCCCGCTGGCGCAACTGGTGTTTGACAATACACAGGCCATTATTCCGTTAAGCAGCAAATCCTGGGTAAAGTCCAAACTCATTCAGGCAGGCTACCAAAAACCGCACTACCAAAAAACCTTTCTCGGCATACAACTGCTCTGCACCGTCATTCTGTTCGGCCTGTTTTTCAGCCTGATTTCACTGGTTGGCAATTTCAGCGGCACCATTGGCCTGAGTGTGGCCACTGCCTTTGGGCTGGCCGGATATGGTTTACCCATGTTGTGGTTGACCCAGCAGGCCCAAAAACGGCAAGAAGGCATTCAGAAGTCTCTGGCCGATTTTCTGGATTTGCTGGTCATTTGCATGGAAGCAGGACTGGGGCTGGATGTGGCCATCAACAAGATCACCAGCCTGAAGTCCGTAAAGACCTCTACCTACCTGCGGGAGGAATTAACCCGCTACACCCGGGACGTGGGCTTTGGACGCAGCCGTAAAGACGCCTTGCTGGACATGGCCGAACGCACCGGGGTTGATGATTTGAACGCCATTATCAACGCCATAATCCAGTCCTACGAAATGGGAACCAGCGTGGCCCATACCTTGCGGGTGCAGGCCGATTCGCTCCGCACAAAGCGCCTGACCAAAGCCGAGGAAAAGGCGAACAAGATCCCGGTCAAAATGGTTATCCCCATCTATGTATTCCTGTTTCCTGCCATCTTTGTGTGTATTTTTGGGCCCATTGGCATGGTCATGATCGACGCCCTGAAGGGGATTTTTGCGGGGGCCAGCCTGCAGGGCTAA
- a CDS encoding type II secretion system F family protein encodes MDNNLLTSLIPGLALISLAMWAYETFFKKQVQAQEHIQNLLSTTTAQGKSGKEQENILKRRKKNTTGKATRTEELEIKLERANMLITTNEFYLISAGTALGGGLLGWLITGQNLLLALPVGGACSALPYGFMTLKGMLRMKKAAAQFADVLNSMVNAFKTGFGFSRAVQMIADNYDDPWGTEFGKMAAEMNLGATMEDALYVLSSRVPSPDVDLFVTALLIQKETGGSMAELLGNLSHTIRDRYKLFQKVGAISAQGKLSAGIVCCVPLLLCLIMYMFLPEATTQFVTNPIGIVLLVLAGFWVCCGIGVLYKIVQIEV; translated from the coding sequence ATGGACAACAACCTGTTAACCAGCCTGATTCCGGGCCTTGCCCTGATTTCCCTGGCCATGTGGGCCTACGAAACCTTTTTCAAAAAACAGGTGCAGGCCCAGGAACATATTCAAAACCTGCTCAGCACCACTACGGCGCAAGGAAAATCCGGCAAAGAGCAGGAAAACATCCTCAAGCGCCGCAAGAAAAACACCACCGGCAAAGCCACCAGAACCGAAGAGCTGGAAATTAAGCTGGAACGGGCCAACATGCTGATTACCACCAATGAGTTTTACCTGATTTCAGCAGGAACGGCATTGGGCGGTGGGCTTCTCGGCTGGCTGATTACCGGACAAAACCTTCTTTTGGCCTTACCCGTGGGCGGCGCTTGCAGCGCCTTGCCTTACGGCTTTATGACCCTTAAAGGCATGCTGCGCATGAAAAAAGCCGCCGCCCAGTTTGCCGATGTCTTAAACAGCATGGTGAACGCCTTTAAAACCGGTTTTGGCTTTAGCCGGGCCGTGCAAATGATTGCCGACAATTACGACGACCCGTGGGGCACCGAATTCGGCAAGATGGCCGCTGAAATGAACCTGGGCGCCACCATGGAAGATGCCCTTTACGTCCTCTCCAGCCGGGTGCCCTCCCCGGATGTGGATCTGTTTGTGACCGCACTGCTCATTCAAAAGGAAACCGGGGGCAGTATGGCCGAACTGCTGGGCAATCTGTCTCACACCATCCGGGATCGCTACAAACTCTTCCAGAAAGTAGGCGCCATTTCCGCTCAGGGTAAGCTGTCCGCGGGGATTGTCTGCTGTGTGCCCTTGCTGCTTTGTCTCATTATGTACATGTTCCTGCCGGAGGCCACCACCCAATTCGTGACCAACCCCATTGGCATTGTGCTTCTGGTGCTGGCGGGCTTCTGGGTCTGCTGCGGCATTGGGGTGCTTTACAAGATTGTGCAAATTGAGGTGTAA
- a CDS encoding CpaF family protein translates to MSLSRQNRWGFGKKDTPNIPEAESLQAGVPAEVNPVGGGAIPPKFSQPASPSPAPKPKKEVAPEDPYYELKSNIHRRLIEEIDLKQLMEKGSTGLRDQIRDAISHLLMEESNLLTLSERDRLIEDIVNEAMGLGPLEQLLRDQSISEIMILGPHLVYVERNGKLTESKVRFKDDGHLLQIIDRIVSAVGRRVDETQPLCDARLKDGSRFNCVIPPLALDGPLVTIRKFSKDPLTVQDLINFGSLTPESAELLRGFVQGRMNIVISGGTGSGKTTLLNVLSSFIPDDERIVTIEDTAELQLQQKHVARMETRPPNLEGRGEITMRDLVKNSLRMRPERIVVGECRSGETLDMLQAMNTGHDGSLTTLHANTPRDAIRRMETMVMMAGYDLPQKAIREQIASAVHVIIQASRLSDGSRRVMNITEVVGMEGEVVLLQDIFHFVQQGVDENNKIIGAFKPTGIRPKFLDILKAEGIEIDESLFAL, encoded by the coding sequence ATGTCTCTATCCAGGCAAAACCGATGGGGGTTTGGCAAGAAAGATACCCCCAACATCCCGGAGGCTGAAAGTCTTCAGGCTGGCGTACCGGCAGAAGTGAACCCGGTGGGCGGTGGAGCCATTCCGCCAAAGTTCAGCCAGCCCGCCAGTCCATCCCCGGCCCCCAAGCCGAAAAAGGAAGTGGCCCCTGAAGATCCTTACTATGAGCTAAAATCCAATATCCACCGGCGCTTGATTGAAGAGATCGATTTAAAGCAACTGATGGAAAAAGGCAGTACCGGGCTGCGCGATCAAATCCGGGACGCCATCAGCCACCTGCTGATGGAGGAAAGCAACCTGCTGACCCTCTCCGAGCGGGATCGCCTGATTGAGGACATCGTCAACGAAGCCATGGGCTTAGGGCCGTTGGAGCAATTGCTGCGCGATCAATCCATCAGCGAGATTATGATTTTAGGGCCGCATCTGGTGTATGTGGAGCGCAATGGCAAACTCACCGAGTCCAAGGTGCGCTTTAAGGACGATGGCCATTTGCTGCAAATTATTGATCGCATTGTATCCGCCGTGGGTCGCCGAGTGGATGAAACCCAACCCCTATGCGACGCCCGCCTGAAAGACGGCTCCCGGTTTAACTGCGTGATTCCGCCCCTGGCCCTGGATGGCCCCTTGGTGACCATCCGTAAGTTCTCCAAAGATCCGCTGACCGTACAGGACCTGATCAACTTTGGCTCCCTGACCCCGGAGTCAGCGGAATTGCTGCGAGGGTTTGTGCAAGGCCGCATGAACATTGTTATTTCAGGTGGTACCGGTTCCGGTAAAACCACCCTGTTAAACGTCCTTTCCAGCTTTATACCGGATGATGAGCGGATTGTGACCATTGAGGACACCGCCGAACTACAGCTGCAACAAAAGCACGTGGCCCGCATGGAAACCCGTCCGCCCAACCTGGAAGGACGGGGCGAAATCACCATGCGGGATCTGGTGAAAAACTCACTGCGGATGCGGCCGGAACGCATTGTGGTCGGAGAATGTCGCTCCGGCGAAACGCTGGATATGCTGCAAGCCATGAACACCGGCCACGATGGCTCACTGACCACCCTGCACGCCAATACCCCCCGGGACGCCATCCGACGCATGGAAACCATGGTCATGATGGCCGGTTACGACCTGCCCCAAAAGGCCATTCGGGAACAAATCGCCTCCGCCGTGCATGTCATCATTCAGGCCAGCCGCTTGAGCGATGGGAGTCGCCGGGTCATGAACATCACCGAAGTAGTGGGCATGGAAGGCGAAGTGGTGCTGCTACAGGATATTTTCCACTTTGTGCAGCAGGGCGTGGATGAAAACAACAAAATCATCGGCGCCTTCAAGCCCACCGGCATCCGCCCCAAATTCCTGGATATTCTGAAAGCGGAAGGCATTGAAATTGACGAATCGCTCTTTGCGCTATAG